The sequence below is a genomic window from Granulicatella elegans.
TCTTCTGTTACAAAATGAAAATTCAACGCATCATTATCTTTCAAATTCGAAACCATATCTTCACCAATATTCATCGACTCTCCATTATACGAAGCAGCCTGGTCTTTATTGACAACTGCTACTGGTAATTCAGATAACTTTCCATATGGATCCCACATAGAAGATAAAAATATAATGTTATATAAAGCTGGAATCAGTGCAATTCCTACCATCACAATAATAAAAGTTGGTTTTTTCAAAATGGCTTTCCATTCTCTAAACATATAACTCCTCTTTTCTGTACACACTGTCTAATTTTTGATAAAATAGATTATACATCAGTAAAAACAGATATCAAGCAATAAAATTCATTTTTAGACACAGTGTGTAAAAATGTTTATAAAGGAGATATTATGACAGAGAGTAATAAACGACAAAAAACAAAACAAGCCATTGAAAATGCCATGGTACACTTACTAGCAGAACAGCCTTTCGATCAAATTAGTACGGTAAAATTAGCCGAAGAAGCCGGAATCAGCCGTTCTAGTTTTTATACGCATTACAAAGATAAGTACGACATGATTGATCACTACCAAAGTCGACTTTTTCATACGCTAGAATATATATTTGGGAAATGTGCTGATAACAAACAGCAAGTTCTTTTAGAAATTTTTGAATATTTACAGTCTGAGCCTCTTTTAGCCGCATTATTATCTGAAAATGGAACAAAAGAAATTCAAAATTTTCTTCGCAATAAATTGCTTATTTTACTAAAAACGGATATATTAACACGCTCTGCAAATCGCCCATTAAATGAAACAGATTTAGAATATTGTGGCGTTTATTTAGCCAATGCATTATTTGGTGTTTGTCAAACATGGATTGCTCACGGTAAAAAAGAAAGCCCTCAAGAAATAACAGACTTTTTATTCCCACTAACAAATGCCGTTAGTGAAGTTTTTTCTAAATAAACACGAAAAAGGCATAAATCATACGATCAAGATTTACGCCTTTCTTTTTTTGACGTTTTTAA
It includes:
- a CDS encoding TetR/AcrR family transcriptional regulator, which translates into the protein MTESNKRQKTKQAIENAMVHLLAEQPFDQISTVKLAEEAGISRSSFYTHYKDKYDMIDHYQSRLFHTLEYIFGKCADNKQQVLLEIFEYLQSEPLLAALLSENGTKEIQNFLRNKLLILLKTDILTRSANRPLNETDLEYCGVYLANALFGVCQTWIAHGKKESPQEITDFLFPLTNAVSEVFSK